Part of the Desulfovibrio desulfuricans genome, TACACCCTGACCACGCTTGAGGACCAGGACTGGCTGGCAGCATGGCGGCAGTTTTTTACGCCTGTGCCCTGCGGCAACCGTTTTGTGGTGCTGCCCCCCTGGCTTGCCGACAGCAATGATTTTCCCGGTCGGGAAAAGATTGTCATCGAGCCCAAGAGCGCGTTTGGCACGGGCCATCATGCCACCACGGCCCTGTGCCTCACCGTGCTGAGCGAGCTTGTGGAAGCCGGGCGCGTCAAGCCGGGCCAGCATTTTCTGGATCTCGGCACTGGCTCGGGCGTGCTTGGCATTGCCTGCTGCAAGAGCGGCCTGACCGGTGAAGGTTACGACATCGACATGCTGGCCGTGGAAAATGCCATTGAAAACAGGCAGATCAACGGAATCGATGGCTTTGAAGTGGGCCTTGGCAGCATAGACGCGCTTGAAGGCCGCACCTATGATCTGGTGCTGGCAAATATTCTGGCCCGCCCGCTGATTGATCTTGCCCAGCGCATTGTGTGGGCCTGCAAGCCCGGCGCATGCATGGTGCTCTCCGGCCTGCTTGAAATTCAGGCTGACAGCGTGGAAGAAGCCTATATGGCCCAATGCCTGCCCAAACCCCGCCGCGTTATTGACGGCGAGTGGTGCGCGCTGGTCTGGGATTAGCATTGACGGTATTTGCTCTGGCAGCTGCGGCGGCGCAGGCGGATATTTCGTCTGCGTTGCCCGGTTTGCCCATTTTCCTTGCGCCGGAAACCGCCCCGGCAATGCTCTTTGCCATAGTGGTCGGGCTTGGCGTTGTCTTGCAGCTTGCGGGCAGGTTTTACGCCAGCCGCGGCGCAGCCCTGCTTGGGGCGGG contains:
- a CDS encoding 50S ribosomal protein L11 methyltransferase is translated as MKQIFRLEMVVAEEDADRATGLLTLGVPFGWEEETLPTGETRFRVHCENPEFINNLQSDLQARIPAAEYTLTTLEDQDWLAAWRQFFTPVPCGNRFVVLPPWLADSNDFPGREKIVIEPKSAFGTGHHATTALCLTVLSELVEAGRVKPGQHFLDLGTGSGVLGIACCKSGLTGEGYDIDMLAVENAIENRQINGIDGFEVGLGSIDALEGRTYDLVLANILARPLIDLAQRIVWACKPGACMVLSGLLEIQADSVEEAYMAQCLPKPRRVIDGEWCALVWD